In Achromobacter xylosoxidans A8, a single window of DNA contains:
- the urtE gene encoding urea ABC transporter ATP-binding subunit UrtE, with the protein MLDVNAIDQYYGGSHTLRGVSLSLRQGECLALLGRNGVGKTTLLKCVMGVLPVARGGIAFDGADVTRLEPHQRAARGMAYVPQGRDIFARLTVEENILMGMAAKPAARARRIKEEVYELFPVLRTMLSRRGGDLSGGQQQQLAIARALVAEPKLIILDEPTEGIQPSIIKDIARVIHMLRQRGDIAILLCEQYFDFARELADQFVVLSRGEVVARGDRGAIDGEDVRRHLSV; encoded by the coding sequence ATGCTGGACGTGAACGCGATCGACCAATACTACGGCGGCAGCCACACCCTGCGCGGCGTGTCGCTGTCCTTGCGCCAGGGCGAATGCCTGGCGCTGCTGGGCCGCAACGGCGTGGGCAAGACCACCTTGCTCAAATGCGTGATGGGCGTGCTGCCGGTGGCGCGCGGCGGCATCGCCTTCGACGGCGCCGACGTCACGCGCCTGGAGCCGCACCAGCGCGCCGCGCGCGGCATGGCCTATGTGCCGCAAGGCCGCGACATCTTCGCGCGGCTGACGGTGGAAGAGAACATCCTGATGGGCATGGCGGCCAAGCCGGCGGCGCGCGCCCGCCGTATCAAGGAAGAGGTGTACGAGCTGTTCCCGGTGCTGCGGACCATGCTGTCGCGCCGCGGCGGCGACCTGTCCGGCGGGCAGCAGCAACAACTGGCGATCGCCCGCGCCCTGGTGGCCGAGCCCAAGCTCATCATCCTGGACGAGCCCACCGAAGGCATCCAGCCGTCCATCATCAAGGACATCGCCCGCGTCATCCACATGCTGCGCCAGCGCGGCGACATCGCCATCCTGCTGTGCGAGCAGTACTTCGACTTCGCCCGCGAGCTGGCGGACCAGTTCGTGGTGCTGTCCCGCGGCGAGGTGGTGGCGCGCGGCGACCGCGGTGCGATCGATGGCGAGGACGTGCGGCGGCATCTGTCGGTCTAG
- the urtB gene encoding urea ABC transporter permease subunit UrtB — protein MRIAAIALYLRRFLLAWLVSLPLAAAPAAAGGVDPALLAPLAGDDTDAKLQTIAALGQLPEPEAAAVLQALGEDRLYAAPDGRVLIGNGGARATDAATGAAAELPADAGAIGINNRLRRAIEAALAGSRLYSEQPAERLAAARRLQQTGDPARLPMLEKALAAEKNEAVRDALLIAQANLELKSSDPAKRRHAVELLGGTRSAAFRPTLAALAEERDGAYAEPDAGVREAAGRALKQIDRHLTTIEWAGNLFYGISLGSVLLLAALGLAITFGLMGVINMAHGELLMIGAYVTYVVQTAFRAWLPGWLDWYVLAALPLAFAVTALVGMALERTVIRWLYGRPLETLLATWGISLILMQGVRTLFGAQNVEVGNPGWMSGGVTVLGGLVLSYNRLVIIGFAFFVVFLVWALLNHTRLGLFVRAITQNRRMADCVGVPTGRVDMLAFGLGSGIAGLAGVALSQLGNVGPDLGRGYIVDSFMVVVLGGVGQLAGTVIAALGLGGVNKFLEPYTGAVMAKITILALIVLFVQKRPQGLFAPRGRSVE, from the coding sequence ATGCGCATCGCGGCAATCGCACTCTACTTGCGTCGTTTCCTGCTGGCTTGGCTGGTGTCCCTGCCGCTCGCTGCCGCCCCGGCGGCGGCCGGCGGCGTGGACCCAGCCCTGCTGGCGCCGCTGGCCGGCGACGACACGGACGCCAAGCTCCAGACGATTGCCGCGCTGGGCCAGTTGCCCGAACCCGAAGCGGCAGCGGTGCTGCAGGCGCTGGGCGAGGACCGGCTCTATGCCGCCCCCGATGGCCGCGTGCTGATCGGCAACGGCGGCGCGCGCGCCACCGACGCGGCCACGGGCGCCGCCGCCGAGCTGCCCGCGGACGCGGGCGCCATAGGCATCAACAACCGCCTGCGCCGCGCCATCGAGGCCGCGCTGGCCGGCTCACGCCTGTACTCCGAACAACCCGCCGAGCGTCTGGCGGCGGCTCGCCGCCTGCAACAAACCGGCGACCCGGCGCGCCTGCCCATGCTGGAGAAGGCCCTGGCCGCGGAAAAGAACGAGGCCGTGCGCGACGCGCTGCTGATCGCGCAGGCCAACCTGGAATTGAAGAGCAGCGATCCTGCCAAGCGGCGCCACGCGGTGGAGCTGCTGGGCGGCACCCGCAGCGCCGCCTTCCGCCCCACCCTGGCCGCCCTGGCCGAGGAACGCGACGGCGCTTACGCCGAGCCCGACGCCGGCGTGCGTGAGGCCGCCGGCCGTGCGCTCAAACAGATCGACCGCCACCTGACCACCATCGAATGGGCCGGCAACCTGTTCTACGGCATCAGCCTGGGCAGCGTGCTGCTGCTGGCGGCGCTGGGCCTGGCCATCACCTTCGGCCTGATGGGCGTGATCAACATGGCGCACGGCGAGCTGCTGATGATAGGCGCCTACGTGACCTATGTGGTGCAGACGGCGTTCCGCGCCTGGCTGCCGGGCTGGCTGGACTGGTACGTGCTGGCCGCGTTGCCGCTGGCCTTTGCCGTGACCGCGCTGGTCGGCATGGCGCTGGAGCGCACCGTCATACGCTGGCTCTATGGCCGGCCGCTGGAAACGCTGCTGGCCACCTGGGGCATCAGCCTGATCCTGATGCAGGGCGTGCGCACGCTGTTCGGCGCGCAGAACGTCGAGGTGGGCAATCCCGGCTGGATGTCCGGCGGCGTCACGGTGCTGGGCGGACTGGTGCTGAGCTACAACCGCCTGGTCATCATCGGCTTCGCCTTCTTCGTGGTGTTCCTGGTGTGGGCGCTGCTGAACCATACCCGCCTGGGCCTGTTCGTGCGCGCCATCACACAGAACCGCCGCATGGCCGACTGCGTGGGCGTACCCACCGGCCGCGTCGACATGCTGGCCTTCGGCCTGGGCTCCGGCATCGCCGGGCTGGCTGGGGTGGCGCTGTCCCAACTGGGCAATGTGGGACCGGACCTGGGCCGCGGCTACATCGTCGATTCGTTCATGGTGGTGGTGCTGGGCGGCGTGGGCCAATTGGCCGGCACCGTCATCGCCGCGCTAGGCCTGGGCGGCGTCAATAAATTCCTGGAGCCTTACACGGGAGCCGTCATGGCCAAGATCACCATCCTCGCGCTGATCGTGCTGTTCGTCCAAAAGCGGCCGCAAGGCCTGTTCGCCCCCCGCGGCCGGAGTGTCGAATGA
- the urtA gene encoding urea ABC transporter substrate-binding protein, translated as MKRRLALKQLTAVSLLAMSGWMPQVHAAEDTIKVGILHSLSGTMAISETSLKDVALMAIEEINANGGVMGKKLEAVVVDPASNWPLFAEKSRQLLSQDKVAVVFGCWTSVSRKSVLPVFKELNGLLFYPVQYEGEELEKNVFYTGAAPNQQAIPAVEYLMSEDGGGAKRFVLLGTDYVYPRTTNKILRAFLHSKGVKDSDIDEVYTPFGHSDYQTIVANIKKFATGGKTAVISTINGDSNVPFYKELGNAGLKATDVPVVAFSVGEEELRGVDAKPLVGHLAAWNYFQSVKNPVNDAFIQKWKAYAKTKNLPNANTVVTNDPMEATYIGIHMWKQAVEQAKTTDVDKVIAAMGGQKFNAPDGYTIEMDPTNHHLHKPVYIGEIKADGQFSVVWKSKGPIRAQPWSPYIPGNEGKQGL; from the coding sequence ATGAAACGCAGACTAGCCCTTAAGCAACTGACCGCCGTGAGCCTGTTGGCCATGTCTGGATGGATGCCCCAGGTACACGCCGCCGAAGACACCATCAAAGTCGGCATCCTGCATTCGCTCTCGGGCACGATGGCAATCTCGGAAACGTCGCTGAAGGACGTTGCCCTGATGGCCATCGAGGAAATCAACGCCAATGGCGGCGTGATGGGCAAGAAGCTCGAAGCCGTGGTGGTGGACCCCGCGTCGAACTGGCCGCTGTTCGCCGAGAAGTCGCGCCAGCTTTTGTCCCAGGACAAGGTGGCGGTCGTCTTCGGCTGCTGGACCTCGGTGTCGCGCAAGTCCGTGCTGCCGGTGTTCAAGGAGCTCAACGGTCTGCTCTTCTACCCGGTGCAATACGAAGGCGAAGAGCTGGAAAAGAACGTGTTCTACACCGGCGCCGCGCCCAACCAGCAGGCCATACCCGCCGTCGAATACCTGATGAGCGAAGACGGCGGCGGGGCCAAGCGCTTCGTGCTGCTGGGCACCGACTACGTCTATCCGCGCACCACCAACAAGATCCTGCGCGCCTTCCTGCATTCCAAGGGAGTCAAGGACAGCGACATCGACGAGGTCTACACGCCCTTCGGCCATTCCGACTACCAGACCATCGTCGCTAACATCAAGAAGTTCGCCACCGGCGGCAAGACGGCCGTCATCTCAACCATCAACGGCGACTCCAACGTGCCCTTCTACAAGGAGCTGGGCAACGCCGGCCTGAAGGCCACCGACGTGCCGGTGGTGGCGTTCTCGGTCGGCGAAGAGGAATTGCGCGGCGTCGACGCCAAGCCGCTGGTAGGCCACCTGGCCGCGTGGAACTACTTCCAGTCGGTCAAGAACCCGGTCAACGACGCCTTCATCCAGAAGTGGAAGGCCTATGCCAAGACCAAGAACCTGCCCAACGCCAATACGGTGGTGACCAACGATCCGATGGAGGCCACCTACATCGGCATCCACATGTGGAAGCAGGCGGTGGAACAAGCCAAGACCACGGACGTGGACAAGGTAATCGCGGCCATGGGCGGCCAGAAGTTCAATGCGCCCGACGGCTACACCATCGAGATGGACCCGACCAACCACCACCTGCACAAGCCGGTCTACATCGGCGAGATCAAGGCGGACGGCCAGTTCAGCGTGGTGTGGAAGAGCAAGGGTCCGATCCGCGCCCAGCCCTGGAGCCCGTACATCCCGGGCAACGAAGGCAAGCAAGGTCTCTAA
- a CDS encoding TonB-dependent receptor: MKKTTTYTLLLGALASGSAQAQPTEPAVQTLAPTTVHGASAEAPAPNGPINLNARDSTGSRLGLTLRETPASVTVISREQIEARGSLNTQEIARGIPGVDNASPPGNAGAVSYRGFSGGQVSQLFNGISVQYDSIAARPVDSWIYDRVEAIGGPSTFLFGAGAVGGAINYVTKLPERDTFYDGQLRLGSFDSRQLSVGLNQQLTGEPGGRGHYLRIDANTDSSHGWVDGNHSRASQVAASLLSDLGADVTQTFAFEYQREQVDRPYWGTPLKTGANGVVQGTGRILDGTRFKNYNVNDGLYEQSVLWARSLTEWRAGSNLTFKNTLYYYRAERDYRNLESYRLNAGNSLVLRSGALLQRHEQSLIGNRVEGLYRSTLAGLPSDWSFGVDVSQNKITRYPTSLPAQVDAVDPYDFSAGDFYDIPGMKRGHVADRDNRIRTLALTMENRTTVLPGVAIVSALRKDFIDLDLTNRRAVTAAAPASAQRSYSPLTGRLGVNWELSPEATLYAQYATAADPPSGILATASFADVLSNDKLSTGRQAEVGGKFNFWDGRGTATVAVYEIKRKNIATSDPNNPGVSVPVGAQSARGIELAGGLQLTSQLSLQGNVAFVDPQYDDFSQSVGGVAVSRNGNVPTNTPRRLANVWLDYAFLPDWTASMAARYVGRMYADAANTVWTPSYTVFDAALSHRINRNLSVTARVRNLTDKVYAANATPTMYYLGAPRSVELTLQARF, encoded by the coding sequence ATGAAGAAAACCACGACCTACACCCTGCTGCTGGGCGCGCTCGCCAGCGGCTCCGCCCAGGCCCAGCCCACGGAACCCGCCGTGCAAACCCTGGCGCCCACCACCGTGCATGGCGCAAGCGCCGAAGCGCCCGCCCCCAACGGCCCCATCAATCTGAACGCGCGCGACAGCACCGGCAGCCGCCTGGGCCTGACCCTGCGCGAAACGCCGGCCAGCGTCACCGTGATCTCGCGCGAGCAGATCGAGGCGCGCGGCTCCTTGAACACCCAGGAGATCGCCCGTGGCATCCCCGGCGTGGACAACGCCTCGCCGCCCGGCAATGCCGGCGCGGTCAGCTACCGCGGCTTCTCCGGCGGCCAGGTCTCGCAACTGTTCAACGGCATCTCCGTGCAGTACGACTCGATCGCAGCGCGGCCGGTGGACAGCTGGATCTATGACCGGGTCGAAGCGATAGGCGGCCCCTCCACCTTCCTGTTCGGCGCGGGCGCGGTGGGCGGCGCCATCAACTACGTCACCAAGCTGCCCGAGCGCGACACTTTCTACGACGGCCAGTTGCGGTTGGGTTCGTTCGACAGCCGCCAGCTATCGGTCGGCCTGAACCAGCAGCTGACGGGCGAGCCTGGCGGCCGCGGCCACTATCTGCGCATCGACGCCAATACCGATTCCAGCCACGGCTGGGTCGACGGCAACCATTCCCGCGCCAGCCAGGTGGCCGCCTCGCTGCTGTCCGACCTGGGCGCTGACGTGACCCAGACTTTCGCCTTCGAGTACCAGCGCGAACAGGTCGACCGCCCCTACTGGGGCACGCCGCTGAAAACCGGCGCCAACGGCGTGGTGCAGGGCACGGGCCGCATCCTGGATGGCACACGCTTCAAGAACTACAACGTCAACGATGGCCTGTACGAGCAGTCGGTGCTGTGGGCGCGCTCCTTGACCGAATGGCGCGCCGGCTCGAATCTGACCTTCAAGAACACGCTCTACTACTATCGCGCCGAACGCGATTACCGCAACCTGGAAAGCTACCGCCTGAACGCTGGCAACAGCCTGGTGCTGCGCTCCGGCGCGCTGCTGCAGCGCCACGAGCAAAGCCTGATCGGCAACCGCGTGGAAGGGCTGTACCGCTCGACCCTGGCCGGCCTGCCCAGCGACTGGTCCTTTGGTGTGGACGTCAGCCAGAACAAGATCACCCGCTATCCCACCAGCCTGCCCGCCCAGGTGGACGCGGTGGACCCCTACGACTTCTCGGCCGGCGATTTCTACGACATCCCCGGCATGAAGCGCGGCCATGTCGCCGACCGCGACAACCGCATCCGCACGCTGGCGCTGACGATGGAAAACCGCACCACGGTGCTGCCGGGCGTGGCCATCGTATCGGCGCTGCGCAAGGACTTCATCGACCTGGACCTGACCAACCGCCGCGCCGTCACCGCGGCTGCGCCCGCCAGCGCGCAGCGCAGCTACTCGCCGCTGACCGGACGGCTGGGCGTGAACTGGGAGCTGAGCCCGGAAGCTACGCTGTACGCGCAGTACGCCACCGCGGCGGATCCCCCGTCGGGCATCCTGGCGACGGCCTCGTTCGCCGACGTGCTGAGCAATGACAAGCTCAGTACCGGCAGGCAGGCCGAAGTGGGCGGCAAGTTCAACTTCTGGGACGGCCGCGGCACGGCCACCGTGGCGGTCTATGAGATCAAGCGCAAGAACATAGCAACCTCGGACCCGAACAATCCCGGCGTCAGCGTGCCCGTGGGCGCGCAATCGGCGCGCGGCATCGAACTGGCCGGCGGCCTGCAGCTGACGTCCCAGCTGTCCCTGCAAGGCAACGTCGCTTTCGTCGATCCCCAGTACGACGACTTCTCGCAATCGGTGGGCGGCGTGGCGGTCTCGCGCAACGGCAACGTGCCGACCAACACCCCGCGCCGCCTCGCCAACGTCTGGCTGGATTACGCCTTCCTGCCCGACTGGACCGCCAGCATGGCGGCGCGCTACGTGGGCCGCATGTACGCCGACGCCGCCAACACCGTGTGGACCCCGTCCTACACCGTGTTCGACGCGGCGCTGTCGCACCGCATCAACCGCAACCTCAGCGTGACGGCGCGCGTGCGCAACCTGACCGACAAGGTCTACGCCGCGAACGCGACGCCGACCATGTACTACCTGGGCGCCCCGCGCTCGGTCGAGCTCACCTTGCAGGCCCGCTTCTGA
- the atzF gene encoding allophanate hydrolase has translation MNAVATHKGPVAWTIAQWQAAYRDEGATPETLLAAWAERGGQPDNAWIKRVDGALLARQLDALHGLLEAAGGDLKRLPLYGVPFAIKDNIDAAGWPTTAACPEFAYTPEQDATVVARLRAAGAILVGKTNLDQFATGLVGTRSPLGPVANTFNPEYVSGGSSSGSASVVARGLAAFSLGTDTAGSGRVPAGFNNIVGLKPTKGRLSTAGVVPACRTQDCVSVFALTVDDAELVADIAAGFDERDPYSRAQPAGSVHPWPAQPRLAIPAQLEFFGDAQAAAAFDAAVRVLKASGATVEPMDFTPFSELAALLYQGPWVAERFAAVEALWQKNPGAIHPVVRGIVEQAANYSALDAFKAEYRRADLARRILRSLAGFDALVVPTAPSIYTITQLDADPVALNSRLGIYTNFANLADLSALALPAGMRDDGLPAGITLIGLAWQDHALAQFGRQWQARLGLPLGATGAPLPAISPARAPAGDTVRVSVVGAHLRGMPLNHQLTSRRAVFVEQTHTAGDYRLYALAKTSPPKPGLVKSASGAPIEVELWDVPLAAFGAFVAEIPAPLGIGTLELADGRQVKGFICEPRGLEGARDITEFGGWRAYLASLA, from the coding sequence ATGAACGCCGTAGCAACGCACAAAGGCCCCGTCGCATGGACGATCGCGCAATGGCAGGCCGCCTACCGCGATGAGGGCGCCACGCCCGAGACTCTGCTGGCTGCATGGGCCGAACGCGGCGGCCAGCCGGACAATGCCTGGATCAAGCGCGTGGACGGTGCCCTGCTGGCGCGGCAGCTCGATGCCCTGCATGGGTTGCTGGAAGCCGCCGGCGGCGATCTGAAGCGGCTGCCGTTGTATGGCGTGCCGTTTGCGATCAAGGACAACATCGACGCCGCAGGCTGGCCCACCACGGCGGCCTGCCCGGAATTCGCCTATACGCCTGAGCAGGACGCCACCGTCGTCGCCCGGCTGCGCGCGGCGGGCGCCATCCTGGTGGGCAAGACCAACCTGGATCAGTTCGCCACCGGACTGGTGGGCACGCGTTCGCCGCTGGGCCCCGTGGCCAATACCTTCAATCCGGAATACGTCAGCGGCGGCTCCAGTTCGGGCTCCGCGTCCGTCGTAGCGCGTGGCCTGGCGGCGTTTTCGCTGGGTACCGACACCGCAGGTTCGGGTCGCGTGCCGGCGGGCTTTAACAACATCGTCGGCCTCAAACCCACCAAGGGCCGGCTCAGCACGGCCGGCGTGGTGCCGGCATGCCGCACGCAGGATTGCGTGTCGGTGTTCGCGTTGACGGTGGATGACGCGGAATTGGTGGCCGATATCGCGGCCGGCTTCGACGAGCGCGATCCCTATTCGCGCGCCCAGCCGGCAGGCAGCGTACATCCGTGGCCGGCGCAGCCCAGGCTGGCGATACCCGCGCAGCTGGAATTCTTCGGCGATGCGCAGGCGGCGGCCGCGTTCGACGCGGCGGTACGCGTCCTGAAGGCGTCCGGCGCGACGGTCGAGCCCATGGACTTCACGCCGTTCAGCGAGCTGGCGGCGCTGCTGTATCAGGGGCCCTGGGTGGCCGAGCGCTTTGCCGCCGTGGAAGCACTGTGGCAGAAGAACCCTGGCGCCATCCATCCGGTGGTGCGCGGCATCGTCGAGCAGGCCGCCAACTACAGCGCGCTGGACGCGTTCAAGGCGGAGTACCGGCGCGCGGATCTGGCGCGGCGCATCCTTCGGTCGCTGGCGGGCTTCGACGCGTTGGTCGTGCCGACCGCGCCGTCGATCTACACCATCACCCAACTGGACGCCGATCCGGTGGCGCTGAATTCACGGCTGGGGATCTACACCAACTTTGCGAACCTGGCGGACCTGTCGGCGCTGGCGCTGCCCGCCGGCATGCGCGACGACGGCCTGCCCGCAGGCATCACGCTGATCGGGCTGGCGTGGCAGGACCATGCCCTGGCGCAGTTTGGCCGCCAGTGGCAGGCGCGTCTCGGCCTGCCGCTGGGCGCCACCGGCGCACCGCTGCCCGCCATCAGCCCTGCCCGGGCGCCGGCGGGCGACACGGTGCGTGTGTCCGTGGTCGGCGCGCACTTGCGCGGCATGCCGCTGAACCATCAGCTGACCTCGCGCCGCGCGGTGTTCGTCGAGCAGACGCACACAGCCGGCGATTACCGCCTGTATGCCCTGGCAAAAACATCGCCGCCCAAGCCCGGCCTGGTGAAGTCCGCGAGCGGCGCGCCCATCGAGGTCGAGCTCTGGGATGTGCCGCTGGCTGCCTTCGGCGCCTTCGTGGCCGAGATCCCCGCGCCGCTGGGCATCGGCACGTTGGAGCTGGCGGACGGCCGGCAGGTCAAGGGCTTCATCTGCGAGCCGCGCGGCCTGGAGGGCGCGCGCGACATCACGGAGTTCGGCGGCTGGCGCGCCTACCTGGCCAGCCTGGCCTGA
- the urtC gene encoding urea ABC transporter permease subunit UrtC, whose translation MKQNALTDLNLLTRRPLYSGRVWAALAAAVALLALLPWLNLVFPPGHALHVSAYAVALLGKFMCYAMAALALDLVWGYAGILSLGHGLFFALGGYAHGMYLMRAIGRDGVYQSDLPDFMVFLDWKSYPWYWSFTEHFWYAMLLVVLVPGVLAFVFGYFAFRSRIKGVYFSIITQALTFAAMLLFFRNDTGFGGNNGFTDFKRILGFDITAPGTRAALYWITLAALAGALILARLVTQSKLGRVLTAVRDAESRLRFIGYDPLGFKLFVWTLSAVLCGIAGALYVPQVGIINPSEMSTETSIEMVIWVATGGRGTLVGPIIGAGAVNGLKTWFTSVLPEFWLYALGLIFVLVTLFLPTGIVGLARRISARIQGNKA comes from the coding sequence ATGAAACAGAACGCGCTGACTGACCTCAATCTGCTGACCCGCCGCCCGCTGTACTCGGGCCGCGTATGGGCGGCCCTGGCCGCGGCCGTGGCGCTGCTGGCGCTGCTGCCCTGGCTGAATCTCGTCTTCCCGCCCGGCCATGCGCTGCATGTGTCGGCCTATGCCGTGGCGCTGCTGGGCAAGTTCATGTGCTACGCCATGGCGGCGCTGGCGCTGGATCTGGTGTGGGGCTATGCCGGCATCCTGTCGCTGGGACACGGCCTGTTCTTCGCGCTGGGCGGCTATGCGCACGGCATGTACCTGATGCGCGCCATCGGCCGCGACGGCGTCTACCAGAGCGATCTGCCCGACTTCATGGTATTCCTGGACTGGAAGAGCTACCCCTGGTACTGGTCCTTTACCGAACACTTCTGGTACGCCATGCTGCTGGTGGTGCTGGTACCGGGCGTGCTGGCCTTCGTGTTCGGCTACTTCGCCTTCCGCTCGCGCATCAAGGGCGTGTACTTTTCCATCATCACGCAGGCGTTGACCTTCGCCGCGATGCTGCTGTTCTTCCGCAACGACACAGGCTTCGGCGGCAACAACGGCTTCACCGACTTCAAGCGCATCCTGGGCTTCGACATCACCGCGCCGGGCACGCGCGCCGCGCTGTACTGGATCACGCTGGCGGCGCTGGCCGGCGCCCTGATCCTGGCGCGGCTGGTCACGCAGAGCAAGCTGGGCCGCGTACTGACCGCCGTGCGCGACGCCGAAAGCCGCCTGCGCTTCATCGGCTACGACCCTCTGGGCTTCAAGCTGTTCGTCTGGACCCTGTCCGCAGTGCTATGCGGCATCGCCGGCGCGCTCTACGTGCCGCAGGTCGGCATCATCAACCCCAGCGAGATGTCCACCGAGACCTCCATCGAAATGGTGATCTGGGTCGCCACCGGCGGGCGCGGCACGCTGGTCGGCCCCATCATCGGCGCAGGCGCCGTCAACGGCCTGAAGACCTGGTTCACCAGCGTGCTGCCGGAGTTCTGGCTGTATGCGCTGGGCCTGATCTTCGTACTGGTGACGCTGTTCCTGCCCACCGGCATCGTCGGCCTGGCGCGCCGCATCTCCGCCCGCATCCAGGGGAACAAGGCATGA
- a CDS encoding DUF2946 domain-containing protein — MCSAAYLTRPAVWIALVAILWASLAPSLANALSLSPASHNAHRISVDFCTSEGAGQASFSLEVPGNNDDGSQADSHGDSHHCPLCRNPGADVGILPAPVPVVPAPLGRAITYPPLFFLAAHPLHAWSAAQPRAPPAV; from the coding sequence ATGTGCTCCGCTGCCTACCTGACCCGCCCTGCCGTCTGGATCGCGCTCGTCGCGATCCTGTGGGCGTCGTTGGCGCCGTCGCTGGCGAATGCGCTGAGCCTGTCTCCGGCCAGCCACAACGCCCATCGCATCAGCGTCGACTTCTGCACTAGCGAAGGCGCGGGACAAGCCTCATTCTCCCTGGAGGTGCCGGGCAACAACGATGACGGCAGCCAGGCGGACAGTCACGGCGACAGCCATCACTGCCCGTTGTGCCGCAACCCTGGCGCCGACGTGGGCATCCTGCCCGCGCCCGTTCCCGTCGTACCCGCCCCGCTCGGGCGCGCCATCACCTATCCGCCGCTGTTCTTCCTCGCGGCGCATCCTCTTCATGCCTGGAGCGCGGCGCAGCCGCGCGCACCGCCAGCAGTCTGA
- the urtD gene encoding urea ABC transporter ATP-binding protein UrtD → MSSTHIESAALDGGPSGDAGYGRVNPKGLDTSHGAILYLEGITVSFDGFKALNDLTLDIGVGELRCIIGPNGAGKTTMMDVITGKTRPTSGTAYFGQSIDLATLNEAQIAHAGIGRKFQRPTVFEQHSVFENLELAMKTDKRVRPTLFARLSGEQADKIGETLDLIRLRPEAALPAGLLSHGQKQWLEIGMLLMQEPQLLLLDEPVAGMTDAETERTGELLNELRGRHSLMVVEHDMDFVNQIAGNGKVTVLHEGSVLAEGPMSKVQADPRVIEVYLGR, encoded by the coding sequence ATGAGCAGCACGCATATCGAATCCGCCGCGCTCGACGGCGGCCCCAGCGGCGACGCCGGCTATGGCCGCGTCAACCCCAAGGGCCTGGACACCAGCCACGGCGCCATCCTCTACCTGGAAGGCATCACGGTCAGTTTCGACGGCTTCAAGGCCCTCAACGACCTGACGCTGGACATAGGCGTAGGCGAACTGCGCTGCATCATCGGCCCCAACGGCGCCGGCAAGACCACCATGATGGACGTCATCACCGGCAAGACCCGGCCCACTTCGGGCACGGCCTACTTCGGCCAGAGCATAGACCTCGCGACGCTCAACGAAGCGCAGATCGCGCATGCCGGCATCGGCCGCAAATTCCAGCGGCCCACGGTGTTCGAGCAGCACAGCGTGTTCGAAAACCTGGAGCTGGCGATGAAGACCGACAAGCGCGTGCGGCCCACGCTGTTCGCGCGGCTGAGCGGCGAACAGGCCGACAAGATCGGCGAGACGCTGGACCTGATCCGGCTGCGGCCGGAAGCGGCGCTGCCCGCCGGGTTGCTATCGCACGGCCAGAAGCAGTGGCTGGAGATCGGCATGCTGCTGATGCAGGAGCCGCAATTGCTGCTGCTGGACGAACCGGTGGCGGGCATGACCGACGCCGAGACCGAACGCACCGGCGAGCTGCTCAACGAGCTGCGCGGACGCCATTCGCTGATGGTGGTGGAGCATGACATGGACTTCGTCAACCAGATCGCGGGCAACGGCAAGGTCACGGTGCTGCATGAAGGCTCGGTGCTGGCCGAAGGACCGATGAGCAAGGTGCAGGCCGATCCGCGCGTCATCGAAGTTTATTTGGGGCGCTGA